From the genome of Methanosphaera cuniculi, one region includes:
- a CDS encoding flavodoxin family protein codes for MKSAVIYYSRTGKTRYVAKEIEKMTDATDMEIKDLTNRSGISAYISYAMDIFDNKITYIEPKHVDITDYDKIYIGTPVWGSNVAPAIFEIINRTDFRCKDVVTYVTFKGAGEIKALDVLNNLVRQKGGNIIKSFAISSSDVNEFTFNTRRALKNLENY; via the coding sequence ATGAAATCAGCAGTAATTTATTATTCAAGAACAGGAAAAACTAGGTATGTTGCAAAAGAAATTGAGAAAATGACAGATGCAACAGATATGGAAATAAAAGATCTAACTAACAGATCTGGAATAAGTGCATATATAAGCTATGCTATGGATATATTTGATAATAAGATAACTTATATAGAACCAAAACATGTAGATATCACAGATTATGATAAAATTTATATTGGAACACCTGTATGGGGATCAAATGTAGCACCTGCAATATTTGAAATTATTAACAGAACAGATTTTAGATGTAAAGATGTTGTAACATATGTAACATTTAAAGGTGCAGGTGAAATTAAAGCACTTGATGTATTAAATAATCTTGTCAGACAAAAAGGTGGAAATATTATAAAATCATTTGCCATATCATCTAGTGATGTTAATGAATTTACATTTAATACACGTCGTGCACTTAAAAATCTTGAAAACTACTAA
- a CDS encoding flavodoxin family protein encodes MTDLVVYYTRTNKTKMVAEKIAQMKNADMLEIIDKKDRSGALGYIGGAISAVRNSSTPIEYDVKDLSKYDIVYLGSPVWASKPAPAIREYIEQNDFSDVNVVTFVTMMASGEKPALEIMNDMIQKQGGNVIKSFAIITKNTDIDELTQKAIEEI; translated from the coding sequence ATGACAGATCTAGTAGTATATTACACAAGAACAAATAAAACAAAAATGGTGGCAGAAAAAATAGCACAAATGAAAAATGCAGATATGCTTGAAATTATAGATAAAAAAGATCGTAGTGGAGCACTTGGATATATTGGTGGTGCAATAAGTGCAGTGAGAAATAGTTCAACACCAATAGAATATGATGTGAAAGATCTAAGTAAATATGACATAGTATATCTAGGATCACCTGTCTGGGCATCAAAACCAGCACCAGCAATACGAGAATATATAGAACAAAATGATTTTAGTGATGTTAATGTTGTAACATTTGTAACAATGATGGCTAGTGGTGAAAAACCAGCACTTGAAATTATGAATGATATGATACAAAAACAAGGTGGAAATGTAATAAAATCATTTGCAATAATAACAAAAAACACAGATATTGATGAATTAACACAAAAAGCAATAGAAGAAATCTAG